In the genome of Desulfuromonas sp. DDH964, one region contains:
- the dusB gene encoding tRNA dihydrouridine synthase DusB, giving the protein MRIGQLLLTNNIILAPMAGITDLPYRLIMKRFGAGLVFTEMVSANGLIRAGRSTRELLESDPAERPLGVQLFGEDPAVLAEAARLVGDAGELLDLNLGCPVPKVVRSGAGSALLRDPLRVGRIVAAVVRASDRPLTVKIRSGWDAESINFLEIGRIAEAEGAAAVTLHPRTRAQGFSGHSDWQHLAALKAALKIPVIGSGDIFCGGDAIAMLTTTGCDGLMIGRGGYGNPWLIRDILNLQAGIEPTPPTARERLQVANDHLALVAALKGPARALFEMRKHLCWYARGLPGAAQFRARVNSTESLAGLRTTVYDFFSAVEGTPAP; this is encoded by the coding sequence ATGCGGATAGGCCAGCTGCTACTCACCAACAACATCATCCTCGCGCCGATGGCCGGGATCACCGACCTTCCCTATCGCCTCATCATGAAACGTTTCGGGGCCGGGCTGGTCTTCACCGAGATGGTGAGCGCCAATGGCCTGATTCGCGCCGGTCGCAGCACCCGGGAACTGCTCGAATCCGACCCGGCTGAGCGCCCCCTCGGGGTCCAGCTCTTCGGTGAAGACCCGGCGGTTCTGGCCGAGGCGGCGCGCCTGGTAGGGGATGCTGGAGAGCTGCTCGACCTCAACCTCGGCTGTCCCGTCCCCAAGGTGGTCCGCTCCGGGGCGGGCAGCGCGCTGTTGCGCGATCCGCTCCGGGTCGGCAGGATCGTGGCGGCGGTCGTTCGCGCCAGCGACCGTCCCTTGACGGTCAAGATTCGCTCCGGGTGGGACGCTGAGTCGATCAACTTTCTCGAGATTGGGCGCATTGCCGAAGCCGAAGGGGCGGCGGCAGTCACCCTCCACCCCCGGACCCGGGCACAAGGATTCAGCGGGCACTCTGACTGGCAGCACCTCGCAGCACTGAAGGCAGCGCTGAAAATCCCAGTCATTGGCAGCGGCGACATCTTTTGCGGCGGCGATGCCATTGCGATGCTGACCACGACCGGCTGCGACGGCCTCATGATCGGCCGTGGCGGCTACGGCAACCCCTGGCTGATTCGGGACATCCTGAACCTGCAGGCCGGTATTGAGCCGACCCCGCCGACGGCCCGGGAGCGGCTGCAGGTCGCCAACGACCACCTCGCCCTGGTTGCGGCCCTGAAAGGACCGGCCCGGGCACTGTTCGAGATGCGCAAGCATCTCTGCTGGTATGCACGGGGGCTGCCCGGCGCGGCTCAATTTCGCGCCCGGGTCAACAGCACCGAGTCGCTGGCGGGCCTGCGCACCACAGTCTATGATTTTTTTTCAGCAGTCGAGGGGACGCCGGCGCCATGA
- a CDS encoding response regulator, with translation MPRLFAETSLKTKLTTIMLATSGLVLLLASGAYVFSEIVSFRNSLINKTTALAKVIGANSSSALLFHDLPTAEAILASLSSEPEIRLALIFDKNLKPYAQYRALDPPGAKKPELPVTRQLVMESAEQGEVAQLFTLRSLEVALPVLLDGQRLGLVYLQSDLSALRTWLLRFLLGSLLVMGVVLVIAYLFSARLQEVISRPILQLASTMKEVSATEDFSVRAVATTRDEVGTLVTVFNEMLDHIARRDQTLATYRQGLEVQVAQRTEELSKTNRQLQQTVTELDQARHLAEAASQAKSRFLANMSHEIRTPMIGVLGMTEQLLRTPLDQNQLIMARTVHNSGEALLAVLNDILDFSKIEAGKLELENVPFNLQLIVEDVLGLFGEKAYSKGVELFGRVDTACPATLIGDPGRIRQILLNLVGNAVKFTERGEVGLQFATSPLAAGGVLVRCTVKDTGIGIEPAALQRLFESFSQGDNSTSRLYGGTGLGLAIVRQLVTMMGGQTEVTSTFNQGSSFSFSIPFRLPEPAPLPAGHSEEFGTVLVWDDHTGTRELLSEELTRLGLTVVAVGHADEVDRLLTEAAGRPPFRFALLDALLLEPNSRTLDELRLSPLFTGTREILLVPHAYPAGTRGPDLAGRDDLLFKPLRMSILPQLLLPPTQLEESKEPTARDTRGEAGTARQKPGRILVAEDNPTTQRLIGLILAGYTLEMVASGHEAVACSEAGSYDLILMDCQMPGMDGFTATRAIRDRGDSTPIVALTAHAQAEDAERCRAEGMDDYLSKPFKQQQLLDMVEKWLRT, from the coding sequence ATGCCACGACTCTTCGCAGAGACGTCCCTCAAAACCAAGCTGACCACCATCATGCTCGCCACCAGCGGGCTGGTATTGCTGCTGGCGTCGGGAGCCTATGTCTTCTCCGAGATTGTCTCGTTCCGCAACAGCCTCATCAACAAGACGACCGCGCTGGCCAAGGTCATCGGTGCCAACAGCAGCTCAGCCCTGCTTTTCCACGACCTCCCGACCGCCGAAGCGATTCTCGCCTCCCTGAGCAGCGAACCGGAAATCCGCCTCGCCCTGATATTCGACAAAAACCTGAAGCCCTATGCCCAGTACCGGGCCCTCGATCCGCCCGGCGCGAAAAAACCCGAATTACCCGTCACCCGGCAGCTGGTGATGGAGAGCGCCGAACAGGGCGAGGTTGCCCAGCTCTTCACCCTCCGCTCCCTGGAGGTGGCACTCCCCGTCCTGCTTGATGGCCAGCGACTGGGACTGGTCTATCTGCAATCCGACCTTAGCGCTCTGCGCACCTGGTTGCTACGATTCCTGCTCGGCTCCCTGCTGGTGATGGGGGTCGTGCTGGTGATCGCCTACCTCTTTTCCGCACGCCTGCAGGAAGTCATCTCGCGACCGATCCTGCAGCTCGCTTCGACCATGAAGGAAGTCTCGGCAACGGAGGATTTTTCGGTGCGGGCCGTCGCCACCACCCGGGACGAGGTTGGCACCCTGGTCACCGTCTTCAATGAGATGCTCGACCATATCGCCCGCCGCGACCAAACCCTTGCAACCTACCGCCAGGGGCTGGAAGTCCAGGTCGCCCAGCGCACCGAGGAACTGAGCAAAACCAACCGGCAGCTGCAACAAACAGTCACCGAGCTCGACCAGGCCCGCCATCTTGCCGAGGCGGCAAGTCAGGCCAAATCACGCTTTCTCGCCAACATGAGCCACGAAATCCGCACGCCGATGATCGGCGTCCTCGGCATGACCGAACAGTTGCTGCGCACTCCCCTGGACCAGAACCAGCTCATCATGGCACGCACTGTCCACAACTCGGGGGAGGCATTGCTGGCGGTCCTTAACGATATTCTCGATTTTTCCAAAATCGAAGCGGGCAAGCTGGAACTGGAGAATGTCCCCTTCAACCTGCAGTTGATCGTCGAGGATGTTCTCGGCCTGTTCGGGGAGAAGGCCTACAGCAAGGGGGTGGAACTCTTTGGCCGGGTTGATACCGCCTGCCCGGCGACCCTGATCGGTGATCCGGGCCGGATTCGCCAGATTCTCCTCAACCTGGTTGGCAATGCGGTCAAGTTTACCGAGCGGGGCGAGGTCGGCCTCCAGTTTGCGACCAGCCCCCTGGCTGCCGGTGGCGTTCTGGTACGCTGCACCGTCAAGGATACCGGCATCGGCATTGAGCCGGCGGCACTGCAAAGGCTCTTCGAGTCCTTTTCCCAGGGGGACAATTCGACCAGCAGACTCTACGGTGGCACCGGACTCGGTCTGGCCATCGTTCGGCAGCTGGTGACCATGATGGGGGGCCAAACGGAGGTGACCAGCACCTTTAACCAGGGCTCCAGTTTCAGCTTCTCCATCCCCTTCCGGCTGCCGGAGCCGGCGCCCCTCCCTGCGGGTCATTCCGAGGAGTTCGGAACGGTTCTGGTCTGGGATGACCATACCGGGACTCGCGAGCTTCTCTCCGAGGAGCTCACCCGGCTCGGGCTCACCGTGGTAGCGGTAGGTCATGCCGATGAAGTGGATCGCCTCCTTACGGAGGCCGCGGGACGCCCCCCTTTCCGTTTCGCCCTCCTCGATGCGCTGCTGTTGGAGCCCAATTCGCGGACGCTCGACGAGCTGCGCCTGTCGCCACTCTTTACCGGCACCCGGGAGATCCTTCTCGTCCCCCATGCCTACCCTGCCGGCACCCGGGGTCCCGACCTGGCCGGGCGGGATGATTTATTGTTCAAACCACTGCGGATGTCGATCCTGCCCCAGCTGCTGCTTCCCCCCACCCAGCTGGAGGAGAGCAAAGAACCGACTGCCCGGGATACCCGGGGCGAGGCCGGCACCGCCCGGCAGAAACCGGGCAGGATCCTGGTCGCCGAGGACAATCCGACCACCCAGCGACTGATCGGCCTAATTCTCGCCGGCTACACCCTTGAAATGGTCGCCAGTGGCCATGAGGCCGTGGCGTGCAGCGAAGCAGGGAGCTACGACCTGATCCTCATGGATTGCCAGATGCCGGGCATGGACGGTTTTACTGCAACCCGAGCGATACGCGACCGCGGCGACAGCACGCCAATCGTCGCCCTGACCGCCCACGCCCAGGCCGAAGATGCCGAGCGCTGCCGCGCCGAGGGAATGGACGACTACCTGAGCAAGCCCTTTAAACAGCAGCAATTACTCGACATGGTTGAAAAATGGCTAAGGACCTGA
- a CDS encoding class I SAM-dependent methyltransferase — translation MKEAFKNKVREQFSRVADGYVRDSGFAGGADLAEAVKLLQPGAEDVMLDVACGGGHTALYFAPLVRSVVASDLTMQMLKRAQEHIAEQGKVENVTFREADAEDLPFPAGSFTLLTCRIAPHHFPDVPRALEEFHRVLRRKGGRMAIIDTLLPEDPEVADFYQTMEKLRDPTHVRAYSEKEWRQMVENAGFAVEATRIFPKTHDFQSWARRAGLNREGIQRLNRLFIEAPAKVQDFFQVETFAGEVESYTDQKLLIYATRLEKK, via the coding sequence ATGAAAGAAGCGTTCAAGAATAAAGTCCGCGAACAATTCAGCCGGGTGGCCGATGGCTACGTCCGGGACAGTGGTTTCGCCGGCGGCGCTGACCTGGCAGAGGCAGTGAAACTACTCCAGCCCGGCGCTGAGGACGTCATGCTCGATGTCGCCTGCGGCGGCGGGCATACCGCCCTCTATTTTGCCCCGCTGGTCCGTAGCGTGGTCGCTTCGGACCTGACGATGCAGATGCTGAAGCGGGCCCAGGAGCATATTGCCGAACAGGGAAAAGTGGAAAATGTGACCTTCCGCGAAGCCGACGCCGAGGATCTCCCCTTCCCGGCGGGGTCCTTCACCCTGCTCACCTGCCGCATCGCCCCCCACCACTTTCCCGATGTTCCGCGCGCCCTCGAAGAGTTCCACCGCGTCTTGCGCCGCAAGGGGGGGCGGATGGCCATCATCGATACCCTCCTCCCCGAGGACCCGGAGGTGGCCGACTTCTACCAGACGATGGAAAAGCTGCGGGATCCGACCCATGTCCGGGCCTATTCGGAAAAGGAATGGCGGCAGATGGTGGAAAATGCCGGCTTTGCCGTTGAAGCGACCCGCATCTTTCCCAAGACTCATGATTTCCAGAGCTGGGCGCGCCGCGCCGGGCTCAACCGCGAAGGAATTCAACGCCTGAATCGCCTTTTTATCGAGGCTCCGGCGAAAGTTCAGGATTTTTTCCAGGTTGAAACCTTTGCCGGCGAGGTCGAGTCGTACACAGACCAGAAGCTGCTGATTTACGCAACGCGCCTGGAAAAGAAATAG
- a CDS encoding two-component system sensor histidine kinase NtrB encodes MSSRDGQEDTQIYARVVDNIDRAVVAIDRAGRIALFNPAAQACTGLSERQSLGRHFEELFAGQDKILALIRSALDVGRSISDDENIHLQRPSAPPLPVSVSASPIYTDSGDREGVVLIIRDLSRLRELEDAVRRADRLSMLGTLAAGLAHEIKNPLGGIKGAAQLLAMELGTENPLHEYTGIMIKEVERVNGIIEELMDLARPRLPQFQEVNIGRLLGDIILFQKEAHRGKQIDFVLTLDPSIPPLLGDENLLTRLFLNLIKNAAEAIEGKGRVEICSRVASDFHMQKPGQRPVPLIVIEIRDSGRGIPAEDLDRIFTPFYTTKNRGSGLGLATCQKIVDSHRGLLRFDSREGEGTTVSVSLPFIR; translated from the coding sequence ATGAGCTCCCGGGACGGGCAGGAAGACACCCAGATCTACGCCAGGGTCGTCGATAACATCGACCGGGCGGTCGTCGCCATCGACCGCGCCGGGCGCATCGCCCTCTTCAACCCGGCGGCCCAGGCCTGTACCGGTCTCTCCGAACGCCAGAGTCTCGGCCGCCACTTCGAGGAACTCTTCGCGGGACAGGACAAGATTCTCGCGCTCATCCGTTCCGCACTCGATGTCGGGCGCTCCATTTCCGACGACGAGAACATCCACCTGCAGCGCCCCTCCGCGCCGCCGTTGCCGGTGAGCGTTTCCGCTTCACCCATCTATACCGACAGCGGCGACCGGGAGGGTGTGGTGCTGATCATTCGTGATCTTTCCCGGCTGCGGGAGCTGGAGGATGCGGTACGCCGTGCCGACCGGTTGTCGATGCTTGGCACCCTCGCCGCCGGGCTCGCCCACGAAATCAAAAACCCCCTCGGCGGGATCAAGGGGGCGGCCCAGTTGCTCGCCATGGAACTCGGCACGGAAAACCCCCTGCACGAGTATACCGGGATCATGATCAAGGAGGTGGAGCGGGTCAACGGCATCATCGAGGAGTTGATGGATCTTGCCCGCCCCCGCCTCCCCCAGTTCCAGGAAGTAAATATCGGCCGCCTGCTCGGCGATATCATCCTGTTTCAGAAAGAGGCGCACCGCGGCAAACAGATCGATTTCGTGCTGACCCTCGATCCGAGCATTCCGCCGCTGCTCGGCGATGAAAACCTGCTGACCCGGCTCTTTCTGAACCTGATAAAGAATGCCGCCGAAGCGATCGAGGGGAAGGGGCGGGTGGAAATCTGCAGCCGGGTCGCCTCCGATTTCCATATGCAGAAACCGGGACAACGCCCGGTGCCGCTGATCGTCATCGAAATCCGCGACAGTGGGCGGGGGATTCCGGCCGAGGACCTGGATCGGATCTTCACCCCCTTCTACACCACCAAGAATCGCGGCAGCGGTCTTGGCCTGGCCACCTGCCAGAAGATCGTCGACAGTCACCGGGGCCTGCTCCGCTTCGACAGTCGCGAGGGGGAAGGCACCACAGTCAGTGTCTCGCTCCCCTTCATTCGTTGA
- the ntrC gene encoding nitrogen regulation protein NR(I): protein MSIRRILVADDEESIRWVLSKSLTKQGYSVDLAANGTEALALLRQNRYDLAVLDIKMPGTSGLDLLSKIQSESPEVLVVIMTAESSMKNAVEAMKRGAYDYITKPFDLDALDAIILKARKASEVTEEVKLLKEEIRDHYQLDRNIIGKGRAMQEVYKVLGKVAPADITVLITGESGTGKELVARAIHFNSPRLGKPFLALNCAAIPRELLESELFGFEKGAFTGAVERKAGKFEQANGGTIFLDEIGDMPLELQAKLLRVLQEKEVTRTGGSTSIAVDVRIVAATNQDLKEKVRNREFREDLFYRLNVVPIELPPLRERREDIPLLVEFFIQRAAENLGVPARGCTEETMRLFKGYSWPGNVRELENAIQRAALLSPDQILTPEDFPGLLGGAQRRDNEGSLEALIANKLHSSLAQMDVQDLDNLYEMVLQQMERPLIRIVLDKTRGNQVRAAEILGINRNTLRKKIQVLGIDLKKD, encoded by the coding sequence ATGTCAATTCGCCGAATTCTGGTAGCTGATGACGAAGAAAGTATCCGCTGGGTTCTCTCCAAGTCCCTGACCAAACAGGGATATTCCGTCGACCTTGCGGCGAACGGAACGGAGGCGCTGGCCCTGTTGCGCCAGAATCGCTACGATCTGGCGGTACTCGACATCAAGATGCCGGGGACGTCCGGGCTCGATCTGCTCTCGAAAATCCAGAGCGAATCCCCGGAGGTGCTGGTCGTCATCATGACGGCCGAATCGTCGATGAAAAATGCCGTCGAAGCGATGAAGCGGGGCGCGTACGACTACATCACCAAGCCCTTCGACCTCGATGCTCTCGATGCCATCATCCTCAAGGCCCGCAAGGCCTCGGAGGTGACCGAAGAAGTCAAGCTTCTCAAGGAGGAGATTCGCGATCACTATCAGCTGGACCGGAATATTATCGGCAAGGGGCGCGCCATGCAGGAGGTCTACAAGGTCCTCGGCAAGGTCGCGCCGGCCGACATTACCGTTCTGATTACCGGGGAATCAGGGACCGGCAAGGAGTTGGTGGCCCGCGCCATCCACTTCAACAGCCCTCGCCTTGGCAAACCGTTTCTCGCTCTTAACTGTGCGGCCATCCCCCGGGAACTCCTCGAAAGCGAGCTTTTCGGATTCGAGAAGGGCGCCTTCACCGGCGCCGTGGAGCGCAAAGCCGGCAAGTTCGAGCAGGCCAACGGCGGGACCATTTTCCTCGACGAAATCGGCGACATGCCCCTCGAACTCCAGGCCAAGCTGCTGCGCGTTTTGCAGGAAAAAGAGGTAACCCGTACCGGCGGATCGACCTCCATCGCGGTTGATGTCCGGATTGTCGCCGCTACCAACCAGGACCTCAAGGAGAAGGTGCGCAACCGCGAATTCCGCGAGGACCTCTTCTACCGCCTCAATGTGGTGCCGATCGAGTTACCGCCCCTGCGCGAACGCCGCGAGGACATTCCGTTGCTGGTGGAGTTCTTCATTCAACGCGCTGCGGAAAATCTCGGCGTACCGGCCCGCGGCTGTACCGAAGAAACCATGCGCCTGTTCAAGGGATACAGCTGGCCCGGGAACGTCCGCGAACTGGAAAACGCCATCCAGCGCGCCGCTCTCCTCTCCCCGGACCAGATCCTCACCCCCGAGGACTTTCCCGGGCTGCTCGGCGGCGCCCAGCGGCGCGACAACGAGGGTTCCCTCGAAGCACTGATTGCCAACAAGCTGCATTCTTCCCTGGCCCAGATGGACGTGCAGGACCTCGACAACCTCTACGAAATGGTTCTGCAGCAGATGGAGCGCCCCCTGATCCGCATCGTGCTCGACAAGACGCGTGGCAACCAGGTCCGGGCCGCGGAGATTCTCGGCATCAACCGCAATACCCTGCGCAAAAAGATCCAGGTGCTGGGGATCGACCTGAAAAAGGACTAG
- a CDS encoding LVIVD repeat-containing protein: protein MAKDLRREEAPIATALRPRRRSGPIFLLGLGSGLYLVLVAMLLWSLAFPAKPGVAPQITTLRQLNATRPGVLRLAVAGENLSPDTRLSLVRDSGGQRAVLANLPTYGLARDLILAGDYGLVANSYRGVQTVSFKDPERPRIIASLNLPGRAWGLSASGTTLLVAAMNAGIHLVDIQDPANPELLGTITTSSPALHACGENNLVYVLTTDRTLRIYDIRDPSSPALLSQTALPNIPWHGIKVGHRFLISCGKSGLVVVDIENPRHPRLGQRLALPGGASSMTTVGTLGYVAASSGGLQVIDLAPPGRIRVLSYLASPVRSFKVEVRGTQAYLAAGENGLQIIDVADPRRPFLRHAIDSPGNATAVALINKVALLASGVSGLEVIDLDQLPELTRTPLLKFDERIRRIRAGQELVFLAAGEAGLVILDNVVDTPPRIVGTIDTPGICQDMAISGNLVYLADGSGGILVIAVDDPIHPQRVGQVASSDPVTSLALAGGLLLATETSGEFQVYSLRNPQQPLLLGHLLLPGPARDITSTGTHAYLAVGKEGLVVIDLSDPRSPRLAGQLQSPWPQSELPNSNANQVLLHGSMAYIAHGSAGVKIVDVSEPANPRLIGQIENLGAAFALTAHDDLLYVADLENDVHAFDISNPARPLEVALLPTQTRIRTVAFTEGRLLAVGSGSGISLLPEPILGEQWGKTRQGERVFEVRKPVQAGEYTVRLFNGWGFDKRAGIALMNGKE, encoded by the coding sequence ATGGCTAAGGACCTGAGGCGGGAGGAGGCGCCGATCGCGACAGCGCTGCGGCCACGGCGACGATCCGGTCCTATTTTTCTGCTCGGCCTCGGCAGCGGCCTCTATCTGGTGCTCGTGGCGATGCTCCTCTGGTCTCTCGCATTTCCGGCTAAGCCGGGAGTCGCACCACAAATCACCACCCTGCGCCAGTTAAATGCCACGCGCCCAGGGGTACTTCGCCTGGCCGTTGCCGGGGAGAACCTCTCCCCGGACACCCGCCTCTCCCTCGTCCGCGACAGCGGCGGGCAGCGGGCGGTACTCGCCAACCTGCCCACCTACGGCCTGGCCCGGGATCTCATCCTCGCCGGCGACTACGGCCTGGTCGCCAACAGCTATCGCGGCGTGCAAACCGTCTCATTCAAAGACCCCGAGCGGCCACGGATCATCGCCTCCCTGAATCTCCCCGGACGCGCCTGGGGCCTGAGCGCCTCCGGCACGACCCTGCTGGTCGCCGCCATGAACGCCGGGATTCACCTGGTCGACATCCAGGATCCGGCGAATCCAGAGCTGCTGGGAACGATCACCACCAGCAGCCCGGCCCTGCACGCCTGCGGCGAGAACAACCTTGTCTATGTCCTAACCACCGACAGGACGTTGCGGATTTATGACATCCGTGACCCGTCCAGCCCGGCTCTCCTCAGCCAGACGGCCCTCCCCAACATCCCCTGGCACGGAATCAAGGTGGGCCATCGATTCCTGATCAGCTGCGGCAAAAGCGGCCTGGTGGTGGTCGATATCGAGAACCCGCGGCATCCCCGCCTCGGCCAGCGTCTCGCCCTGCCCGGCGGCGCCTCCAGCATGACCACGGTCGGCACCCTTGGCTACGTGGCGGCGAGCAGCGGGGGCCTCCAGGTCATCGATCTGGCCCCCCCCGGCCGGATCCGGGTGCTGTCGTACCTCGCCAGCCCGGTACGTTCCTTCAAGGTCGAGGTCCGGGGGACGCAGGCCTACCTGGCGGCCGGCGAAAACGGTCTGCAAATCATTGATGTCGCCGACCCCCGCCGTCCCTTCCTGCGGCATGCCATCGACAGCCCCGGCAATGCGACCGCCGTGGCTCTTATCAACAAGGTAGCCTTGTTGGCATCCGGGGTTTCGGGCCTTGAGGTTATCGATCTTGACCAGCTGCCGGAGCTCACCCGCACCCCGTTACTGAAGTTCGATGAGCGGATCCGCCGGATCCGCGCGGGACAAGAGCTTGTCTTTCTTGCCGCCGGGGAAGCGGGGCTGGTGATTCTGGATAACGTTGTCGACACCCCCCCGCGTATCGTCGGAACCATCGACACCCCGGGTATTTGCCAGGACATGGCTATCAGCGGCAATCTCGTCTACCTGGCCGACGGCTCCGGTGGCATCCTGGTCATAGCGGTCGATGACCCGATTCATCCGCAACGGGTCGGTCAGGTCGCGAGCAGCGATCCGGTAACCTCCCTGGCCCTGGCCGGCGGGTTGCTGCTGGCAACGGAGACTTCCGGTGAATTCCAGGTCTATTCCCTGAGGAATCCGCAGCAGCCCCTTCTCCTTGGCCACCTGCTGTTGCCCGGCCCGGCCCGCGACATAACTTCCACCGGTACTCATGCCTACCTCGCCGTCGGCAAGGAAGGGCTGGTGGTGATCGATCTCTCCGACCCGCGATCGCCCCGACTTGCCGGGCAGTTGCAGTCGCCCTGGCCCCAGAGCGAGCTCCCCAACAGCAATGCCAACCAGGTCTTGCTGCACGGCTCGATGGCCTATATCGCGCATGGCAGCGCAGGCGTCAAGATAGTGGATGTCTCAGAACCGGCGAACCCGCGCCTGATCGGCCAGATTGAGAATCTGGGAGCGGCCTTTGCCTTGACCGCCCACGACGATCTGCTTTACGTCGCCGATCTGGAAAACGACGTCCATGCCTTTGATATTTCCAACCCCGCACGCCCCCTGGAAGTTGCTCTGCTGCCAACCCAGACCCGCATTCGGACCGTAGCGTTTACCGAGGGCCGGCTCCTTGCCGTCGGCAGCGGCTCCGGTATCAGTCTTCTGCCGGAACCGATTCTCGGTGAGCAGTGGGGGAAGACCAGGCAAGGGGAACGGGTGTTCGAAGTCCGCAAACCCGTGCAGGCCGGTGAATATACTGTGCGGCTTTTCAACGGCTGGGGATTCGACAAACGGGCGGGAATTGCTTTGATGAACGGAAAAGAATAA
- a CDS encoding citrate (Si)-synthase, which yields MSKLKEVLRKKIDEHRPRTTRLVKEFGEVSLGEVTISQAIGGARGIKCLVTDISYLDPMEGIRFRGKTIPETFAALPKVPGSDYPYVEGFWWMLLTGDVPTMEQTLEVVEDWKKRSEVPQYVIDVLRALPRDTHPMTMFSTAVLAMQRDSVFAKTYASGKFNKMTCWEEMYEDANNMMAKLGPIGAYIYRMKYMGDTHIKADPKLDMGGNFARMMGIPAPYDDVARMYFILHSDHESGNVSAHTTHLVASALSDAYYAYSAGLNGLAGPLHGLANEEVLRWTQNFMQQLGGEVPTEEKLKEALWATLKSGQVIPGYGHAVLRKTDPRYTSQREFCMKTPGLKDYPLFQLVKMIFEVAPGVLTEHGKAKNPWPNVDAQSGVIQWYYGVTQYEFYTVLFGIGRALGCLANITWDRALGYGIERPKSVTTAMLEAAAGVK from the coding sequence ATGTCGAAACTGAAGGAAGTCCTGCGCAAGAAAATTGACGAGCACCGCCCCCGCACCACCCGCCTGGTTAAGGAGTTTGGCGAAGTCTCGCTGGGTGAGGTGACCATCTCCCAGGCCATCGGCGGCGCCCGTGGCATCAAATGCCTGGTAACCGACATTTCTTATCTTGATCCGATGGAAGGGATCCGTTTCCGCGGCAAGACGATTCCGGAAACCTTTGCTGCCCTGCCCAAGGTCCCCGGTAGCGACTATCCCTATGTCGAGGGCTTCTGGTGGATGCTGCTGACCGGCGACGTGCCGACCATGGAGCAGACCCTGGAAGTGGTCGAAGACTGGAAGAAGCGCTCCGAGGTTCCCCAGTACGTCATCGACGTGCTGCGTGCGCTCCCCCGCGACACCCATCCGATGACCATGTTCTCCACCGCCGTTCTCGCCATGCAGCGCGATTCGGTTTTTGCCAAGACCTATGCTTCCGGCAAATTCAACAAGATGACCTGCTGGGAAGAGATGTACGAGGACGCCAACAACATGATGGCGAAACTCGGCCCCATCGGCGCCTACATCTACCGCATGAAGTACATGGGCGATACCCACATCAAAGCCGATCCCAAGCTGGACATGGGCGGCAACTTTGCCCGCATGATGGGCATCCCGGCTCCGTATGACGATGTTGCCCGCATGTACTTCATCCTCCACTCCGACCACGAGTCCGGCAACGTCTCGGCCCACACCACCCACCTGGTGGCTTCGGCCCTGTCCGACGCCTACTATGCCTACAGTGCCGGCCTTAACGGTCTGGCCGGCCCGCTCCACGGCCTTGCCAACGAAGAAGTGCTGCGTTGGACCCAGAACTTCATGCAGCAGCTCGGCGGCGAGGTCCCGACCGAGGAGAAACTCAAGGAAGCGCTCTGGGCCACCCTCAAAAGCGGCCAGGTCATCCCGGGCTACGGCCACGCCGTGCTGCGCAAGACCGACCCCCGCTACACCTCGCAGCGTGAGTTCTGCATGAAGACCCCGGGTCTCAAGGACTATCCGCTGTTCCAGCTGGTGAAGATGATCTTTGAAGTCGCTCCGGGCGTGTTGACCGAGCATGGCAAGGCCAAGAACCCTTGGCCGAACGTCGATGCCCAGTCCGGTGTCATCCAGTGGTACTATGGCGTCACCCAGTACGAGTTCTACACCGTCCTCTTCGGGATCGGCCGCGCTCTCGGCTGCCTCGCCAACATCACCTGGGACCGCGCTCTCGGTTACGGCATCGAGCGGCCCAAGTCGGTGACCACCGCGATGCTGGAAGCCGCTGCCGGGGTCAAGTAA